One Roseimaritima multifibrata DNA window includes the following coding sequences:
- a CDS encoding GntR family transcriptional regulator, producing the protein MNLPLVRGLGEQIVDRLRDDIFSGRVREGERLRETELATRFEVSRSPIRDALKQLTWEGVVETDRNRGSQVARSAPDEIQTLIIPLRRTVETHALRLFFGTLQDSDFAQWEAILERMKQACEEGDFAVASEQDVAFHRHWVQRSNSPDLLAIWSVIVARVRRHFLESHQAYTDPLDIYREHLPIIQRLKDGDLEGTVLALEEHIQ; encoded by the coding sequence ATGAATTTACCGCTTGTCAGAGGTCTTGGAGAGCAGATTGTAGATCGGCTGCGCGACGACATTTTCTCGGGGCGTGTTCGCGAAGGGGAACGACTACGTGAAACCGAATTGGCGACGCGGTTCGAGGTCAGCCGCAGTCCGATCCGTGACGCACTCAAGCAACTGACGTGGGAAGGTGTGGTGGAGACCGACCGGAACCGCGGCTCGCAGGTGGCACGCTCGGCTCCCGACGAAATCCAGACGTTGATCATCCCGTTGCGGCGAACGGTTGAGACGCACGCGCTGCGACTTTTCTTTGGCACGTTACAAGATTCCGATTTCGCCCAGTGGGAAGCCATCTTGGAAAGAATGAAGCAGGCCTGTGAGGAGGGCGATTTTGCGGTCGCCTCGGAACAGGATGTTGCCTTTCATCGTCATTGGGTTCAACGCTCAAACTCTCCTGACTTGCTTGCGATTTGGTCGGTGATTGTGGCACGTGTACGGCGTCACTTTCTGGAAAGTCATCAAGCCTACACCGACCCATTGGACATCTACCGCGAACACCTACCGATCATCCAGCGGCTGAAGGACGGGGACCTTGAGGGGACCGTTTTAGCCCTGGAGGAGCATATTCAATGA
- a CDS encoding TMEM14 family protein, whose product MTGIFGAFVVFGGIVGYVKSSSRASLIAGVISGALLFLSAFLISRGSTAGAILGMVVSLLLMGKFGPSLRKKFKVMPNLLVVILGFITVVTLVFSFLR is encoded by the coding sequence ATGACAGGAATATTTGGAGCTTTTGTCGTGTTTGGAGGAATTGTTGGCTACGTCAAGTCTTCAAGCAGGGCTTCGTTGATCGCAGGGGTTATCTCTGGCGCACTCCTCTTTCTTTCCGCGTTTTTAATCTCCAGAGGCAGCACAGCAGGGGCAATTCTTGGGATGGTCGTCTCGCTTCTGTTAATGGGGAAGTTCGGCCCTTCATTGCGAAAAAAATTCAAAGTGATGCCTAACCTGCTGGTTGTCATCCTTGGCTTCATCACCGTAGTGACGCTCGTTTTCAGTTTTCTGCGATAG
- a CDS encoding carboxylesterase family protein: MRTLITFLSLMAVASATATADDSTQTAQRLDAQVKVEMDYLLALPKDYDKQDSWPLILFLHGAGERGDDLELVKMHGPPKLIGEGKDMPFIVVSPQCPKNVWWEPIELSALLDQVIKKYKVDEDRIYVTGLSMGGFGTWELAAFTPDRFAAIAPICGGGEKYWTRRFVHLPVWAFHGAKDTGVLPERSQSMVDALKKQGGNPKLTIYPEAGHDAWTETYNNPDFYKWLLEQKREQKQ, translated from the coding sequence ATGCGAACACTTATCACCTTCCTGTCCTTGATGGCGGTAGCGTCTGCCACGGCGACTGCCGATGACTCAACCCAGACCGCTCAGCGACTGGATGCACAAGTCAAAGTCGAAATGGACTATTTGCTGGCCTTGCCCAAGGACTATGACAAACAGGATTCATGGCCGCTGATCCTATTTCTTCACGGAGCAGGGGAACGGGGCGACGATCTTGAGCTGGTGAAAATGCACGGCCCGCCAAAGCTGATTGGCGAAGGCAAAGACATGCCGTTTATCGTTGTATCGCCACAGTGCCCCAAGAATGTCTGGTGGGAGCCGATTGAACTGTCAGCTTTGCTTGATCAAGTCATCAAGAAGTACAAAGTCGATGAGGACCGCATCTATGTGACTGGCCTGAGCATGGGCGGCTTCGGGACATGGGAACTGGCAGCATTCACACCAGATCGATTTGCGGCCATCGCCCCGATCTGCGGTGGTGGCGAAAAGTACTGGACAAGGCGATTTGTTCATCTGCCGGTATGGGCCTTTCACGGAGCCAAGGACACCGGCGTACTGCCAGAACGCTCACAGTCGATGGTTGACGCACTCAAGAAGCAGGGCGGCAATCCGAAGCTAACGATCTATCCCGAGGCCGGTCACGATGCATGGACGGAGACCTACAACAATCCTGACTTCTACAAATGGCTGCTAGAGCAGAAGCGAGAACAAAAGCAGTAG